The following are encoded together in the Macrobrachium nipponense isolate FS-2020 chromosome 14, ASM1510439v2, whole genome shotgun sequence genome:
- the LOC135226021 gene encoding uncharacterized protein LOC135226021, which translates to MVQSEKLASGDWCPSSRPTRELRIGCSDEGKNHFWSDLEEEIEKVPADERCLVWGDPNGHVGQNNYVISHIHGGYGYDERNAEGERIVDFAVSKDMVLANTFFIKRQEHLVTYKSGGRQFKEKVLEELTHEIEDVDEWWNRKMEIILRVAREILGESSGKMFENKETWWFSEEVKDATKQKREAKKRWEGTQMEEDWMAYREANKLAKKTVAIAKDRAYDQLYKELDTKEGQGKIFKLAHMRNNTKDIKHIGQIKDKDGNMLRNERHNKEMGRIF; encoded by the exons ATGGTGCAATCGGAGAAACTAGCATCGGGTGACTGGTGCCCCAGCAGTCGCCCAACTAGAGAACTAAGG ATAGGATGCTCAGATGAAGGGAAAAATCACTTCTGGTCGGACTTAGAGGAGGAAATAGAAAAGGTACCAGCAGATGAGAGATGCCTTGTCTGGGGAGATCCGAATGGGCATGTAGGCCAGAATAACTATGTGATCAGCCATATACATGGTGGGTATGGCTATGATGAAAGAAATGCAGAGGGTGAGAGaattgttgattttgctgtgtccAAGGATATGGTACTGGCGAACACTTTTTTCATCAAGCGGCAAGAACATCTAGTCACGTACAAAAGCGGCGGAAG GCAGTTTAAAGAAAAAGTATTAGAGGAGCTAACTCATGAAATTGAggatgttgatgaatggtggaaCAGAAAGATGGAAATAATACTGAGGGTCGCTAGAGAAATATTGGGTGAGAGTAGTGGCAAGATGTTCGAAAATAAGGAAACGTGGTGGTTCAGTGAAGAAGTGAAGGATGcaacaaagcaaaagagagaagcaaagaaaaGGTGGGAAGGGACCCAAATGGAAGAGGACTGGATGGCCTATAGGGAAGCAAATAAATTGGCAAAGAAAACTGTAGCAATTGCTAAGGATAGAGCATATGATCAGCTTTACAAAGAGCTAGATACCAAGGAAGGGCAAGGAAAGATCTTTAAACTAGCACACATGAGAAATAATACCAAGGATATAAAACACATAGGACAGATTAAGGATAAGGATGGAAATATGCTGAGAAATGAGAGACATAATAAGgagatgggaagaatattttga
- the LOC135226022 gene encoding uncharacterized protein LOC135226022 — MEEEINNRIQCDWNNWRKVSGVICDRKVPIRLKGRVHKAVVRPAMTYGLEAAPLKKTEGKKLNVTEMRILRWMSGVTKKDKVRNEHIRGTAKVTDASKKVQEERLRFVWPPDEKRRATHGKRSNVRGGGWNTKERKT, encoded by the coding sequence atggaagaggaaattaacaaccgaATTCAGTGtgattggaacaactggaggaaggtgtctggtgtcatatgtgataggaaagtccctataagattaaagggcagagtgcacaaggcagtggtcagaccagcaatgacatatggattggaagcagcacctctaaagaaaacagagggtaaAAAGTTGAatgtaaccgagatgaggatacttaggtggatgagtggagtaaccaaaaaggacaaggttagaaatgaacatattaggggtacagcaaaagtcactgatgcatcaaagaaagtgcaagaggaaAGGTTAAGATttgtatggccacctgatgagaagagaagagcaacacatggcaagagaagtaatgtacgtggaggtggatggaacacgaaggagaggaagacctaa